The proteins below are encoded in one region of Mya arenaria isolate MELC-2E11 chromosome 15, ASM2691426v1:
- the LOC128220788 gene encoding adenosine 5'-monophosphoramidase HINT3-like codes for MSTNKCLFCNISRGDDEKTALLHKDESMVVFRDIKPATPHHYLVTTKEHISDAKQLTAQHISLVEKMVEVGKEVVAQQGGDVNDLRLGFHWPPFHMISHLHLHVISSTNQMGWIAKGIFLPNSYWFVNVDWVLNRIRGMEEKLQSPTALAQATDSCDSG; via the exons ATGTCAACGAATAAGTGTTTGTTCTGTAACATTAGCAGAGGGGATGACGAAAAGACGGCATTACTTCACAAA GATGAGTCGATGGTTGTATTTCGTGACATCAAGCCTGCCACGCCCCACCACTACCTTGTGACAACGAAAGAACACATTTCCGACGCAAAGCAGCTCACGGCACAGCATATTTCTCTCG TTGAGAAAATGGTAGAAGTTGGCAAAGAAGTGGTGGCACAACAAGGCGGAGATGTAAATGACCTTAG ACTTGGTTTTCATTGGCCGCCATTCCACATGATATCGCACCTGCATCTTCACGTGATATCCTCGACCAATCAGATGGGCTGGATTGCAAAAGGAATATTCCTGCCAAACTCCTACTGGTTTGTCAAC GTTGACTGGGTGTTAAACAGAATACGTGGGATGGAGGAGAAGCTTCAGTCACCCACGGCCCTGGCCCAAGCAACAGATAGCTGTGACTCAGGCTGA
- the LOC128220785 gene encoding elongation factor 1-alpha-like: MEEPDQETIVPRNEGQATDGADPNDHGAGIDDEEIDFHDAELDPALNTVTFGGVEKFSAPNSTVSSTPGGDGGMSPTGVRATNEMIANNQSPGTFSSIPATPQERSDSMNINPENVVGRETIPKPYINAVILGHQGSGKSTVAGRLVYECDGIDEELMSKFEKDANEAGRPSYKYAWIMDKLMAERERGISIDTKLRRIESRNYYVNVIDAPGHTDYCHNLITGTSQADVAILVVSARWPEYEEGVSRSGQTREHAMLAYAMGVKQLIVVVNKMDVTKPKYSEKRYKFVVENVDRLVKKAGFEPETVIYLPVSGWMGDNLVKRSENLAWFKQWQIERKSGGASGRSLLDALDAMERPARMDRYPLRIAVHSVYKLGTSGIVVAGKIHCGFVKPGMSITLGPPDIKAKVKAVQLHHDAVTEAYQGENVGLQIEGLDVKDVRKGYVVGESSRDPPKMTTLFTAQILILNHKGAIKKGFTPMLHCHTGCVPVRFAELRERCDRKSGAKEEYAPTELFTGDACVVDLAPVKPLCIESFFDYPTLGRFVIRDTHHTIGVGVCVNIPGREPPQTDDDKWAVGTVPFVRRPQTTGGRSVSFSIPQPDEFDKPSKRFSLVDEATFRTQSGRLETEL; encoded by the exons ATGGAAGAACCAGACCAAGAAACCATCGTTCCTAGAAATGAAGGTCAAGCTACAGACGGAGCAGATCCAAATGACCACGGAGCAGGAATAGATGACGAAGAGATTGATTTTCATGACGCGGAGCTGGATCCTGCGTTAAACACGGTCACGTTCGGCGGCGTGGAGAAGTTCTCTGCTCCGAACTCCACTGTTTCATCAACCCCTGGAGGAG ACGGTGGTATGAGCCCGACCGGTGTGCGGGCGACCAATGAGATGATCGCCAACAACCAGAGCCCCGGAACGTTCAGCAGCATCCCGGCCACGCCCCAGGAACGCTCCGATAGCATGAACATTAACCCGGAAAATGTCGTG GGTCGGGAGACGATACCAAAGCCGTACATCAACGCCGTTATTTTGGGTCACCAGGGTAGCGGCAAATCGACGGTGGCGGGCCGTCTTGTATATGAGTGTGATGGAATTGACGAGGAGCTTATGTCCAAGTTTGAGAAAGATGCGAACGAG GCTGGTAGGCCCAGCTACAAGTACGCATGGATTATGGACAAGTTGATGGCGGAACGTGAACGTGGGATTTCCATAGATACAAAACTACGGCGAATAGAGTCACGTAACTATTACGTTAACGTCATCGATGCCCCGGGACATACCGATTACTGTCATAATTTGATTACGGGAACTTCACAg GCGGACGTCGCTATCCTGGTTGTATCTGCGCGGTGGCCCGAGTATGAAGAGGGTGTTTCTCGGAGCGGACAGACGCGTGAACACGCCATGTTAGCGTACGCCATGGGGGTGAAACAACTGATCGTCGTCGTCAATAAGATGGACGTCACCAAACCGAAATATAGCGAG AAGCGGTACAAGTTTGTCGTAGAAAACGTAGATCGATTGGTGAAGAAGGCGGGCTTCGAACCAGAGACCGTCATCTACTTACCCGTGTCCGGCTGGATGGGAGATAACCTCGTCAAGAGGAGCGAGAACCTAGCGTGGTTTAAG CAATGGCAGATAGAGCGGAAATCAGGCGGCGCCAGCGGTCGGTCGCTGTTGGATGCTCTGGACGCCATGGAGCGGCCTGCTCGCATGGACAGGTACCCTCTCCGCATAGCCGTGCACAGCGTCTACAAACTAGGAA CTTCAGGTATAGTGGTGGCGGGAAAGATTCACTGTGGTTTCGTGAAACCGGGCATGTCAATCACGTTGGGGCCGCCCGACATAAAAGCAAAG GTCAAGGCCGTTCAACTGCACCACGACGCCGTGACAGAGGCCTACCAGGGGGAGAATGTCGGGCTACAG ATTGAGGGTTTGGACGTTAAAGACGTCCGCAAGGGATACGTGGTCGGAGAGAGCAGCCGCGACCCGCCTAAAATGACCACGCTTTTTACCGCACAG ATTTTGATTCTCAACCATAAGGGTGCCATCAAAAAGGGCTTTACACCCATGCTGCATTGCCACACCGGATGTGTACCCGTGCGATTTGCGGAGCTGCGTGAACGCTGTGACCGGAAGTCAGGCGCCAAGGAGGAGTACGCCCCGACCGAACTTTTCACTGGGGACGCCTGTGTCGTAGATCTG GCACCTGTGAAACCGCTATGTATCGAGTCCTTCTTCGACTACCCAACATTGGGTAGGTTTGTCATCCGTGACACACACCATACCATTGGCGTCGGCGTATGCGTCAACATCCCTGGCCGCGAGCCACCGCAAACCGACGACGACAAGTGGGCCGTCGGCACCGTTCCGTTCGTCCGACGACCGCAGACGACTGGGGGCCGCAGTGTGTCGTTTAGTATACCGCAACCCGACGAGTTTGACAAACCCTCAAAGAGGTTTTCTCTTGTTGATGAAGCTACCTTCAGAACACAGTCTGGCAGACTGGAAACCGAGTTGTGA
- the LOC128220786 gene encoding ras-related protein Rab-13-like: MPLTDTDCVATYKILVLGDATVGKTALLGRLVGKEFQERLRPTYATDFVRQKFEVDGALVELQVWDTAGQERFRSVTRWQYHGVKGVAMVYDVTDQATFAHMSYWIQSVNEEIAHKHNKYETIPIVLLGNKCDLHDKRQVLASEGRKLAKKEMAFDFMETSAFTGENVFTVFRKLAYHVTDICNPSLMKSYYPNMIREPKFTSVYLKPNQSTLPANEQTLKCKHRGKRGRKKNDAVVRADMTKMQVTFHWTRYGETPPPSDNKKKRFQQLFKCCIRPHED; the protein is encoded by the exons ATGCCTCTGACTGACACTGATTGTGTGGCTACCTACAAAATTCTGGTTCTTGGAGACGCTACCGTCGGCAAAACAGCGTTACTGGGACGCTTGGTTGGGAAGGAGTTTCAAGAACGACTTCGACCAACTTATG cGACAGACTTTGTTCGTCAGAAGTTTGAAGTTGATGGGGCGCTCGTGGAACTCCAAGTATG GGATACGGCGGGGCAGGAGCGTTTCCGGTCTGTCACACGTTGGCAGTACCACGGGGTGAAAGGCGTCGCCATGGTGTATGACGTCACAGATCAGGCCACATTCGCGCACATGTCCTACTGGATTCAGAGTGTAAATGAG GAGATTGCGCACAAACATAACAAGTACGAGACTATTCCGATCGTGTTGCTCGGCAACAAGTGTGACCTTCACGACAAGAGACAGGTGCTCGCCAGTGAAGGTCGAAAG CTCGCTAAAAAGGAGATGGCGTTTGACTTCATGGAGACGAGCGCGTTCACGGGCGAAAATGTGTTCACTGTCTTCCGGAAGTTGGCCTACCACGTGACCGACATATGTAACCCCTCTCTC ATGAAGAGCTACTATCCAAATATGATCCGGGAACCAAAGTTCACATCTGTATATCTCAAACCAAACCAGTCTACGCTTCCAGCGAATGAACAGACTCTAAAGTGCAAACACAGAGGAAAACGGGGGAGAAAAAAGAATGACGCAGTGGTAAGGGCTGACATGACGAAGATGCAAGTGACCTTTCATTGGACAAGATACGGGGAGACCCCGCCCCCTTCCGACAACAAGAAGAAACGCTTCCAGCAGTTGTTCAAATGTTGTATTAGACCTCATGAAGATTGA